A window of Planctomycetaceae bacterium contains these coding sequences:
- a CDS encoding LamG-like jellyroll fold domain-containing protein → MTAEELRSLIDDALEGTISESDFLRLEAELSVDPIIRREYYDRVFLSALLEAEATTQGETPGKSKRLTSDTPGRRWRLAFAVMATVCACLLVIVVRQSGLMIDEQGLLKEEVAGTNLANQQSSNVNHQSSSSRVSAPSEQQSSGFAILSGQADAVWGDVALSPGGIVPPGEIRLERGLAQFELFSGVTLVVEGEAQFSILSPMEVSVASGKVRARVPEPAQGFRLLTTAGEVVDLGTEFAVNVSADQSEVHVLEGEIEWNPAGLPAQRLKQGDATRTSRLGQTSFTADPKTFVGNLDFQRRIRNEQQTRLEEWQKTSESLSIDDRLIAHYQLTSASVAERRLPNLSLQGVQRASAGAVVAAASAQNRWGESASALDFSPAGSRVRLQVPGEYQNLTLIAWVRINSLDRWYNSLFLTDGHEQGEPHWQIMDDGRLFFSVKKNNVWDAAKGERDKHIFYSPPFWDSSLSGRWLMIATVYDGTNRQVNHYLNGAVLSQEAIPEDYLVTSIRIGDASLCNWGLPERDQPRFAVRNLNGSMDEFLMFSAPLSAEEIRQLYEVSMP, encoded by the coding sequence ATGACTGCCGAGGAACTCCGATCTTTGATTGACGATGCTTTGGAGGGAACAATCTCCGAATCCGACTTCCTGAGGCTGGAAGCGGAACTGTCTGTCGATCCAATCATTCGCCGTGAGTATTACGATCGCGTCTTCCTTTCCGCATTGCTGGAAGCTGAAGCAACAACTCAAGGCGAGACACCCGGAAAATCAAAACGCCTGACTTCAGATACGCCGGGGCGTCGCTGGCGTTTGGCCTTCGCAGTGATGGCCACGGTCTGTGCATGCCTGCTGGTGATTGTTGTCCGGCAAAGTGGATTGATGATTGATGAGCAAGGATTGCTGAAGGAAGAAGTCGCAGGCACCAACCTCGCAAATCAACAATCATCAAACGTCAATCATCAATCAAGTTCATCAAGAGTCTCGGCACCCTCAGAGCAGCAGTCCTCCGGCTTTGCGATTCTCTCTGGACAGGCCGATGCGGTCTGGGGGGATGTCGCACTTTCACCTGGCGGAATCGTTCCGCCGGGCGAGATCCGCCTGGAGCGAGGTCTGGCCCAGTTTGAACTGTTCAGTGGAGTCACGCTGGTTGTTGAGGGCGAGGCCCAATTCTCAATTCTCTCACCGATGGAAGTCTCCGTCGCGAGTGGAAAGGTGCGTGCTCGGGTGCCCGAGCCAGCTCAGGGTTTTCGGCTGTTGACCACGGCAGGCGAAGTCGTTGATCTGGGGACCGAGTTCGCTGTCAATGTTTCCGCCGATCAGTCCGAAGTGCATGTCCTCGAGGGGGAGATCGAATGGAATCCGGCAGGATTGCCCGCTCAACGACTGAAACAGGGAGACGCCACTCGGACGAGTCGTCTGGGGCAAACTTCATTCACTGCCGATCCAAAGACGTTTGTCGGAAACCTGGATTTCCAGCGCCGTATCCGCAACGAGCAGCAGACTCGTCTTGAAGAGTGGCAGAAGACGAGCGAATCGCTCTCAATTGACGACCGGTTAATCGCTCATTACCAGCTGACATCCGCCTCTGTTGCCGAGCGCCGATTGCCAAATCTGTCACTGCAAGGCGTCCAACGTGCAAGTGCTGGTGCGGTCGTTGCCGCCGCGAGTGCTCAGAACCGCTGGGGAGAATCAGCCAGCGCCCTGGACTTCAGCCCGGCGGGAAGTCGGGTGCGGCTGCAGGTGCCGGGTGAGTATCAGAATCTCACTCTGATCGCCTGGGTGCGAATCAACAGCCTTGACCGCTGGTACAACTCTCTGTTCTTAACCGACGGCCACGAGCAGGGTGAACCGCACTGGCAGATCATGGACGATGGCCGACTGTTCTTTTCCGTCAAGAAGAATAACGTCTGGGATGCCGCGAAGGGTGAAAGAGATAAGCACATCTTTTACTCGCCACCATTCTGGGATTCATCACTCAGCGGTCGCTGGCTGATGATTGCGACCGTCTATGACGGGACGAATCGACAGGTCAATCACTACCTCAATGGAGCAGTGCTCAGTCAGGAAGCGATTCCGGAAGACTACCTGGTGACCAGCATTCGGATCGGCGATGCATCGCTTTGCAACTGGGGACTGCCCGAGCGTGATCAACCGCGGTTTGCCGTCCGCAATCTGAACGGCAGCATGGACGAGTTTCTAATGTTCTCAGCTCCGTTATCGGCAGAAGAGATTCGACAATTGTATGAAGTGTCAATGCCGTGA
- a CDS encoding GDSL-type esterase/lipase family protein, producing MARAFPEFKSANRGISGDTTRGMLIRLQQDVLSLNPAAIVILAGTNDLEEGASAEVIAGNLQLILDAIREHNDQTPVILNLVFPSSESKKRSADDIRKINLLFQAAVKANPQVTVIDTWTLFANEDGDARKTEFPDLLHPNDAGYDKWIAALRPVLATLGFTETANDDFVPEEGFSSLFNGKDLTGWGYRPSSEQDIKSRERWRKNNPDAPPWPIITEANSFDGKTVSSDGRYVARNGRLIVTTPMEGRRIQQIWTTQEFPGNFELRLQFRATPNADSGIFIRKPQLQCRDYVLAGPWKELKNYKPQDWNDVVIVVKNGVAHCTCNGEVLEAEFQVPETGPIGLEGDRGQMEYRRIRIRQL from the coding sequence CTGGCTCGGGCATTCCCCGAATTCAAATCCGCGAACCGAGGAATCAGTGGTGATACCACGCGTGGAATGTTGATACGCCTCCAGCAGGATGTTCTGTCGTTGAACCCGGCGGCCATTGTGATACTGGCCGGGACGAATGATCTTGAAGAAGGAGCCAGCGCCGAAGTCATCGCTGGCAATCTGCAACTGATTCTGGATGCCATTCGTGAGCACAATGATCAAACGCCGGTCATTTTGAATCTGGTCTTTCCAAGTTCTGAAAGCAAGAAGCGATCTGCTGACGACATTCGCAAAATCAATCTGCTTTTTCAGGCGGCGGTGAAGGCAAATCCTCAGGTGACCGTCATCGACACCTGGACTCTGTTTGCAAATGAAGACGGCGATGCCAGGAAAACGGAATTCCCCGATCTACTGCACCCGAATGATGCGGGTTACGATAAGTGGATCGCCGCCCTGCGACCTGTGCTGGCGACGCTGGGATTCACAGAAACTGCGAATGACGACTTTGTGCCGGAAGAGGGCTTCAGCAGCCTGTTCAACGGTAAAGACCTGACGGGCTGGGGGTATCGCCCATCTTCAGAACAGGACATCAAATCGCGTGAACGCTGGCGAAAAAACAATCCGGATGCACCTCCGTGGCCCATCATTACCGAAGCGAATTCGTTCGATGGCAAGACTGTAAGCTCTGATGGACGGTACGTTGCCAGGAACGGTCGATTGATCGTGACGACTCCTATGGAAGGACGTCGCATTCAGCAGATCTGGACCACGCAGGAGTTCCCGGGCAACTTTGAGCTCCGGCTGCAGTTCCGCGCAACACCAAATGCTGACAGTGGAATTTTTATCCGTAAACCACAGTTGCAGTGCCGAGATTATGTGCTCGCTGGCCCCTGGAAAGAACTGAAGAACTACAAGCCCCAGGACTGGAATGATGTCGTCATCGTTGTGAAGAACGGTGTGGCTCACTGTACCTGCAACGGCGAAGTGCTGGAGGCCGAGTTTCAGGTTCCCGAGACGGGGCCAATCGGGCTCGAAGGCGATCGCGGTCAAATGGAATACCGTCGCATTCGCATACGGCAGTTGTAG
- a CDS encoding PSD1 and planctomycete cytochrome C domain-containing protein: MRKESSSKIINQQSPLINLFWLTAVLLAAHPLRAADNTAAERDFTLKVLPLFKQKCLGCHGGDPSDIKGEYSIVDRAHLLAGGESGDPAVVPSKPDEGTLLRAVRWDDLEMPPKENDRLTEQQIATIERWIKAGAPWPDEETQARIREEESPEAVTEEGMRFATSGGTSADWTNRRYQPDDLWAFQPVKKLTSDELRLLIEEGSSQDAGSTANSLSNQKSSIINRQSTAIIDAIILRSLQKANLSPSPRADARTLIRRATFDLYGLPPTPEQVDSFVAAFQTDADTAWTALIDRLLASPRYGERWGRHWLDVTRYADTGGMSNDYERSNMWRYRDYVIRAFNNDKPYNDFIIEQLAGDELADQSVRDRKGAAAVHQTQLAGDYTAEESEWIIATGFLRLGPWDNAMVEKAEARQMWLDDLVNITGQAFLSTTMRCVKCHDHKFDPIPTRDYYRIYAAFSTTQMAERPAPFLPEESKDGFETGRAHAQRMLDFTVAEKNKLVEKRETAARKWFDEHNLPYKDEAARKDLPDEEKPPRAVGLDHVDEGQLKVREQDEWIWTRQLERYEPMVQSVYNAANFELAWNGARKLRIKRGKQPGTPPECHILTGGALTAPGDVVQPGVLSAVSVTANREEADDPYLLTQDVDGRRLGLARWIADPANPLTTRSIVNRIWQGHFGVGLAANPNNFGAKGARPSHPELLDFLASDFVEHGWTIKRLHRLIMLTDAYQRSSQPPHDESWKTTDPNNRLLSHFPKRRLSAEEIRDGILQITGELQDRSGGLPIMPEINMEVALQPRMIQFSLAPAYQPSRTPQERNCRTIYAYHVRGQADPFTELFNQPNPNESCEVRESAAVTPQVFTLLNSDQMTDRSIAFALRLQQESKDPGSQIQRAFELVFGRDATDSEVERLSSYFHDMVAYHRQTPAQPVTYPTEITRSLVEEFSGQVFEYQEILPVFESYVPDRKPADVAPETRALADVCLLLLNGNEFLYVN, translated from the coding sequence ATGCGAAAAGAAAGCAGTTCAAAAATCATCAATCAACAATCACCGCTCATCAATTTGTTTTGGCTGACTGCCGTTCTGCTGGCAGCTCACCCGCTGCGTGCCGCCGACAACACAGCCGCCGAACGCGACTTCACACTCAAAGTCCTGCCGCTGTTCAAACAAAAATGCCTCGGCTGTCATGGCGGTGACCCGAGTGACATCAAAGGCGAATACAGCATTGTCGACCGCGCACATTTGCTGGCCGGAGGAGAATCGGGGGACCCTGCCGTTGTCCCGTCGAAGCCAGACGAAGGCACTCTGCTGCGAGCGGTTCGCTGGGACGATTTGGAGATGCCTCCCAAAGAGAATGATCGCCTGACAGAGCAACAGATCGCCACAATCGAACGCTGGATCAAGGCGGGGGCGCCCTGGCCCGATGAAGAGACACAAGCACGGATTCGGGAAGAAGAGAGTCCGGAAGCTGTCACCGAAGAGGGAATGCGATTTGCAACGAGTGGAGGAACTTCCGCCGATTGGACCAATCGTCGTTATCAACCAGATGATCTGTGGGCGTTTCAGCCGGTTAAGAAATTGACGAGTGACGAGTTACGACTGTTAATTGAAGAGGGAAGTAGTCAGGACGCAGGTTCAACTGCCAATTCCCTCTCAAATCAAAAATCATCAATCATCAATCGTCAATCAACTGCCATCATCGACGCGATCATCCTTCGGTCGCTTCAGAAGGCCAACTTGTCTCCTTCCCCCCGTGCTGACGCTCGCACGCTCATTCGCCGTGCCACGTTCGATCTGTATGGCCTGCCGCCAACACCAGAACAGGTTGACTCCTTTGTGGCGGCATTTCAGACAGATGCCGATACCGCGTGGACGGCACTGATTGATCGACTCCTGGCCAGTCCCCGCTATGGTGAGCGCTGGGGCCGACACTGGCTCGATGTCACTCGCTATGCCGACACCGGAGGTATGTCGAACGACTACGAACGTTCCAACATGTGGCGTTACCGAGATTACGTCATTCGAGCCTTCAACAACGATAAGCCGTACAACGACTTCATCATTGAGCAGCTCGCCGGCGATGAACTGGCGGATCAATCGGTGCGGGATCGCAAGGGAGCGGCGGCAGTTCACCAGACGCAGCTCGCCGGAGATTACACCGCTGAAGAATCAGAGTGGATCATCGCAACCGGATTTCTTCGTCTGGGTCCCTGGGACAATGCCATGGTGGAGAAAGCAGAAGCCCGCCAGATGTGGCTGGATGATCTGGTCAACATCACGGGCCAGGCATTTCTTTCCACAACAATGCGATGTGTGAAATGCCATGATCACAAGTTTGATCCGATCCCGACTCGCGACTACTACCGGATTTATGCAGCCTTTTCGACCACACAGATGGCGGAACGCCCCGCGCCGTTTCTTCCCGAAGAGAGCAAGGACGGGTTCGAGACCGGACGTGCCCACGCACAGCGGATGCTCGACTTCACCGTCGCTGAGAAGAACAAGCTGGTCGAGAAACGTGAGACCGCAGCCCGGAAATGGTTCGATGAACACAACCTGCCCTACAAGGACGAAGCCGCCCGAAAGGATCTCCCGGATGAGGAAAAGCCTCCGCGCGCCGTTGGACTGGATCATGTTGATGAGGGGCAACTGAAAGTCCGCGAGCAGGATGAATGGATCTGGACTCGGCAGCTCGAACGCTATGAGCCGATGGTCCAAAGCGTTTATAACGCGGCGAACTTTGAACTTGCCTGGAACGGTGCTCGTAAGTTACGGATCAAACGCGGCAAGCAACCAGGCACGCCCCCTGAATGCCATATTCTTACCGGCGGAGCACTGACGGCACCGGGCGATGTCGTGCAACCGGGGGTGCTGAGTGCTGTGTCAGTCACAGCAAACCGGGAAGAAGCAGATGATCCTTACTTGTTGACCCAGGATGTCGATGGCCGTCGCCTGGGTTTGGCTCGCTGGATCGCTGATCCGGCTAATCCGCTCACCACGCGTTCGATCGTCAACCGTATCTGGCAGGGGCACTTCGGAGTCGGACTGGCGGCAAATCCCAACAACTTTGGTGCGAAAGGAGCCAGGCCGTCACATCCGGAACTGCTCGACTTCCTGGCATCGGATTTTGTGGAGCATGGCTGGACGATTAAACGTTTGCATCGGCTGATCATGTTGACGGATGCCTATCAGCGATCATCTCAACCGCCGCATGACGAGTCCTGGAAGACGACCGATCCCAACAATCGACTCCTGTCCCACTTCCCCAAACGACGTCTCAGCGCAGAAGAGATCCGTGATGGAATTCTGCAGATCACGGGAGAACTTCAGGATCGCAGCGGCGGACTGCCCATCATGCCGGAGATCAACATGGAAGTTGCGCTGCAGCCTCGCATGATTCAATTCTCACTGGCCCCTGCCTATCAGCCATCGCGAACACCTCAGGAACGCAACTGCCGCACGATCTACGCCTACCATGTGCGCGGACAGGCAGATCCTTTCACGGAACTCTTCAACCAGCCCAATCCAAATGAATCGTGCGAAGTGCGCGAGTCGGCAGCCGTGACTCCACAGGTCTTCACGTTGCTCAACAGCGATCAAATGACGGATCGTTCCATTGCGTTCGCATTGAGACTGCAGCAGGAATCGAAAGATCCTGGTTCGCAGATTCAACGTGCGTTTGAACTCGTGTTCGGACGTGATGCAACGGACAGCGAGGTCGAACGACTCTCAAGCTACTTCCATGACATGGTGGCCTATCACCGCCAGACGCCCGCTCAGCCCGTGACGTATCCGACGGAAATCACCCGTTCGCTGGTCGAAGAGTTTTCTGGTCAGGTCTTCGAGTATCAGGAAATCCTGCCGGTCTTCGAGAGCTACGTACCGGACAGAAAACCCGCGGATGTCGCTCCAGAGACCAGAGCACTGGCGGATGTCTGTCTGCTGCTGCTGAATGGGAATGAGTTCTTGTATGTGAACTGA
- a CDS encoding sigma-70 family RNA polymerase sigma factor translates to MPDTSPGDFDTAFVTQLTEHQLALQLYVRSLLPGDPAAGDVAQQANTKLWEKRTDFELGTNFKAWAFSVARYEVLNFRKSQARDSRLVFSGELEEIIESELAEADYNLQLRHEALRECLGKLRAQDRQLLLQRYSHRSTLAEYAEMIGRSPGGLKVTLHRLRSALLACMQRQLETGEATS, encoded by the coding sequence ATGCCAGACACAAGCCCCGGTGATTTTGACACTGCATTTGTGACTCAACTGACTGAGCATCAGTTGGCGTTGCAGTTGTATGTCCGTTCGCTCCTGCCGGGTGATCCAGCTGCGGGTGATGTGGCCCAGCAGGCGAATACGAAGCTCTGGGAGAAGCGAACTGACTTCGAATTGGGGACGAACTTCAAGGCATGGGCGTTCAGTGTTGCGCGGTACGAAGTGCTGAATTTCCGAAAATCGCAGGCTCGTGATTCCAGGCTTGTCTTCAGTGGCGAACTGGAGGAGATCATCGAATCTGAGCTTGCTGAAGCAGACTACAATCTTCAGTTGCGGCATGAAGCGCTGCGCGAGTGCCTGGGGAAGCTGAGAGCGCAGGACCGGCAATTGCTTCTCCAGCGGTATTCCCATCGGAGCACGCTCGCAGAGTATGCAGAGATGATCGGCAGGAGTCCTGGCGGGCTGAAGGTGACACTGCATCGACTTCGATCCGCCTTGCTGGCTTGCATGCAACGACAATTGGAGACTGGGGAGGCAACGTCATGA
- a CDS encoding serine hydrolase domain-containing protein: MKRRSLLLMFVLLQCPFALPDDVLDGFDSYVVDAMQERGIPGASIAIIRNGDVLLSRGYGVTRLGGNDEVTSTTRFPLASITKNFIATALAVMVEEGKIAWDDPVVQHLPELRFCDDYRTQHTTIRDLVCHRTGLERGDLLPSRGDVSPKEIVERVRYLQPVSGLREKSTYNNLMFYVLGEVISRTSGTSWEEFVRNRLLTPLNMQSTSTTRRSEPDESPTTIHQWVDGELQPVELPEAAMKYTSPAGSIRSTSDDMAKWMLAAMASDESNHRLLKFQTRRMMQTIHMSIPVTWNQEGNPYAARFYGTGLGWEVMDYRGRLCFHGGSTGTVYAIMPEEMIGVTILTTREWSQFPNAGMYDVLDALIDGPNAKWDRGHYRPFLEKGRQIRMAPGEEAGGSERRTRCRTALRDSDCQVCRNVSLRSLR, from the coding sequence ATGAAAAGGCGGTCTCTGTTGTTGATGTTTGTTCTTCTGCAATGCCCATTCGCATTGCCAGATGACGTACTGGATGGATTTGATAGCTATGTGGTTGATGCCATGCAGGAACGCGGAATTCCGGGCGCAAGCATCGCGATTATTCGCAACGGTGACGTGCTGTTATCCAGGGGCTATGGTGTCACAAGGCTGGGCGGCAATGACGAAGTGACATCGACAACGCGGTTTCCCCTCGCCTCCATCACCAAGAACTTCATCGCGACAGCACTGGCGGTTATGGTGGAAGAAGGGAAGATCGCCTGGGACGATCCCGTCGTTCAGCATCTTCCCGAACTTCGCTTCTGTGATGACTATCGGACGCAGCATACAACCATTCGTGATCTGGTCTGCCATCGCACAGGACTCGAACGCGGAGACCTCCTGCCTTCCCGCGGCGATGTTAGCCCGAAGGAAATCGTGGAACGAGTTCGCTACCTGCAGCCTGTCAGCGGTCTCCGCGAGAAATCCACGTACAATAACCTGATGTTCTATGTGCTGGGCGAAGTGATTTCCCGAACGTCCGGGACTTCGTGGGAGGAGTTCGTGAGAAACCGATTACTCACTCCGCTAAACATGCAGTCGACATCGACAACTCGACGCTCGGAGCCCGACGAATCTCCGACGACCATTCATCAGTGGGTCGACGGAGAGTTACAGCCTGTCGAACTGCCAGAAGCCGCTATGAAATACACGTCACCGGCCGGATCCATTCGTTCCACGTCGGACGACATGGCAAAGTGGATGCTCGCTGCGATGGCATCAGACGAGTCGAACCACCGTCTGTTGAAGTTTCAAACGAGACGAATGATGCAAACGATTCACATGTCGATCCCTGTCACATGGAATCAGGAAGGAAATCCGTACGCGGCCAGGTTCTACGGGACGGGTCTCGGCTGGGAAGTGATGGACTATCGCGGACGGTTGTGCTTCCACGGCGGCTCAACCGGCACCGTTTATGCCATCATGCCGGAGGAAATGATCGGCGTGACCATTCTGACAACCCGCGAATGGTCGCAGTTTCCGAATGCTGGGATGTACGACGTCCTGGACGCACTTATTGACGGACCGAACGCAAAATGGGATCGCGGGCACTACCGGCCGTTCTTGGAAAAAGGTCGACAAATCCGGATGGCACCGGGAGAAGAGGCTGGCGGAAGCGAGAGAAGAACGCGATGCCGAACAGCCCTCCGAGATTCCGACTGTCAGGTTTGCCGGAACGTATCGCTGCGATCTTTACGGTGA